From a single Nicotiana tomentosiformis chromosome 2, ASM39032v3, whole genome shotgun sequence genomic region:
- the LOC104097176 gene encoding protein SCAR3 isoform X5 has translation MDSYEECRGPPRLHLLDKFDPGGPGSCLKRYSDPTFFKRASVGSDEEYIEKVLKEKKGRKIKKKRSWRRNGEVSRSASMPNYGSRMPFSSRNLDRRPSLVHSFCTYDTTLKSDLDSRHGSGQREFVSQPRYSIQPEDGKSETISSPLKMQHNQSFDYSFLEEKSDHAYNDNGKDLSHELTDLVSTSVAWNLKMQPDTQEPKGSFDSTSQLHLNNMLDHAFPEERSEVVYDDIDNSVSEEQAGHCTSSVTWNDKTGCEKQESRESFSSPSQIQHDALLDCASPDRKGDDEYSDMGNSLTDEQIGRNSLSVACSGKMRTAEVASKEVFYSPLQMNPNASVEDASPDEKLWVISDEESNNFRQEEVVPNLSFLTSSVKNETLDPIILKYDNDESLETGQENLLLDTRVLDFAVTENIEQQSSEPEVEIIPRSTSYESQFDDIESETDNFMDALNTIESESETDLDCQRKRAVELESSLKTASAPNGTLGIRAELSDRNLSTNTPEVAARNSPENSGFGGNINFASADSDPGAFSSSGKVKCEEIPENISSECGEFLSSPQIARTAFKPDSSLGVPSSERSNILEASQVEPLVSNHITSSPRGTGSGLPMANKILCGPSDSEKPPPQLLGTPPVKFWTNGGLLGLEPSKPPDGVINTVSQVYEANQNEVVGTSRQEPVPVSQKHAGKQDIVQNRSRDKADCQNSAQAVGISIKNISSRFSTKDLDVKLEESSNLYQQNCTDKPLQSCLSGSGILTSSTVGPVSLESQTIGVGQENGKNSSRILELGNRLLTNGFHGKLSLGWNDNTDSVSSLNTGINEPMNDYQHFVGRTFSGRIKDFPGSGSSFTSPSSSPPLGHMKISFQPIDGIEASKLKLRFPDRNNIHENNGDIFPSFQLVPEPSIPLQEAGSDSDDDTFSRSSPDLSDDYLSHQSESNSEQWESGNSPSLKDQEVYDALQRISLTESTSTSLENGRTSQQELRPCSGRHIPFAEYSLEDCQSDNLFDLPVLDTQHSSFKHGAGNALTARDLEPLSAKQSALPPPPLPPIQWQSTQSHLDDEQDYLENSSENHHVFDHKELGSTISHQPKPPPFKQHQVIEAAFTLKSKQPDSIDTTGRKLVDHAKNSRRINEKEDFLHQIRAKSFNLRRTAPAKQAGTSGPPASVKVTAILERANAIRQAVGSDDGEDNWSDT, from the exons ATGGATTCATATGAGGAATGTCGTGGGCCGCCACGCTTGCATTTGCTTGACAA ATTTGACCCTGGTGGACCTGGATCTTGCTTGAAAAGGTATTCAGATCCAACCTTCTTTAAGAGAGCATCAGTTGGGTCTGATGAAGAATATATTGAAAAAGTCCTAAAAGAAAAGAAGGGTCGAAAGATTAAG aagaaacgatcatggaggaGGAATGGAGAAGTCTCTCGTAGTGCATCTATGCCCAATTATGGTAGTAG AATGCCATTTTCTTCCAGAAATCTGGATAGGCGACCTTCCCTGGTTCATAGTTTCTGCACATATGACACCACCCTGAAATCTGACTTAGATTCGAGACATGGGTCGGGGCAGCGGGAATTTGTTTCACAGCCAAGATACTCAATTCAACCTGAAGATGGCAAATCTGAGACTATCTCGTCTCCACTAAAAATGCAGCATAACCAATCTTTTGATTATTCTTTTCTTGAAGAAAAGAGTGATCATGCTTACAATGATAATGGAAAAGATTTGTCACACGAGCTAACTGACCTTGTTTCAACGTCCGTTGCTTGGAATTTGAAGATGCAACCTGACACACAAGAGCCTAAAGGATCCTTTGATTCGACATCGCAGCTACATCTTAACAATATGCTTGATCACGCTTTTCCTGAGGAAAGAAGTGAAGTTGTTTATGATGACATTGATAATAGTGTATCAGAAGAGCAAGCTGGCCACTGCACATCTTCTGTTACTTGGAATGATAAAACAGGATGTGAGAAACAAGAGTCTAGAGAATCCTTCTCTTCTCCATCCCAGATTCAGCATGATGCTTTGCTCGATTGTGCTTCCCCTGATCGGAAAGGTGATGATGAGTACAGTGATATGGGGAATAGCTTAACAGATGAACAAATTGGGCGTAACTCATTGTCTGTTGCTTGCAGTGGTAAGATGAGAACTGCAGAAGTAGCGTCTAAGGAAGTCTTCTACTCTCCATTGCAGATGAATCCAAATGCTTCAGTAGAAGATGCTTCTCCTGATGAAAAGCTCTGGGTCATATCTGATGAAGAGAGTAACAATTTTCGACAAGAGGAAGTTGTTCCTAATTTGTCTTTCTTAACTAGCAGTGTTAAGAATGAAACGTTGGATCCTATAATTCTGAAGTATGATAATGATGAGAGTTTGGAAACAGGTCAAGAAAATCTACTCCTAGATACTCGTGTATTGGATTTTGCTGTAACTGAAAACATTGAACAACAAAGTTCTGAGCCTGAGGTTGAAATTATACCAAGGTCAACTTCTTATGAAAGCCAGTTTGATGACATTGAAAGTGAAACTGACAATTTTATGGATGCACTAAACACCATTGAGTCAGAGTCTGAAACTGATTTAGATTGTCAAAGAAAACGAGCAGTGGAGCTGGAATCTAGTCTGAAGACTGCATCAGCCCCGAATGGAACCCTTGGAATTAGAGCAGAACTTTCTGATCGGAATTTGTCTACTAATACACCTGAAGTCGCAGCTAGAAATTCCCCTGAAAACAGTGGTTTTGGTGGTAATATCAACTTTGCGTCTGCTGACTCTGACCCTGGAGCTTTCTCTTCCTCTGGCAAAGTAAAATGTGAGGAAATTCCAGAGAATATCTCTTCAGAGTGTGGTGAGTTTTTATCGTCTCCTCAGATAGCTAGAACTGCTTTTAAACCAGACAGTTCTCTCGGTGTCCCTTCAAGTGAAAGATCCAATATTCTGGAAGCATCACAAGTAGAACCACTTGTTAGTAATCATATCACCTCTAGCCCTAGGGGAACTGGTTCAGGATTGCCAATGGCCAACAAGATCCTGTGTGGTCCTTCTGACTCTGAAAAGCCCCCACCCCAGCTTCTGGGCACTCCTCCAGTCAAATTCTGGACAAATGGTGGCTTGCTCGGGCTTGAGCCCTCAAAGCCGCCAGATGGTGTAATAAATACTGTTAGTCAAGTTTATGAAGCTAATCAAAATGAGGTAGTCGGTACATCAAGACAAGAACCTGTTCCTGTCAGTCAGAAACATGCAGGAAAACAAGATATTGTGCAGAATAGGTCAAGAGATAAAGCTGATTGCCAAAATTCTGCTCAAGCAGTTGGCATTTCTATTAAGAACATATCTTCAAGATTTTCAACCAAAGATTTAGATGTCAAGCTTGAGGAGTCAAGTAACTTATACCAGCAAAATTGCACTGATAAGCCCCTACAGAGTTGTTTAAGTGGATCTGGTATACTGACATCTAGCACAGTGGGTCCGGTGAGTCTGGAATCCCAAACTATTGGAGTTGGTCAAGAGAATGGAAAGAATTCATCACGTATTCTTGAACTAGGTAATCGACTGCTTACTAATGGATTTCACGGGAAACTCTCACTTGGTTGGAATGATAACACTGATTCAGTCAGTTCCTTGAACACTGGAATTAATGAGCCAATGAATGATTACCAACATTTTGTGGGTAGAACATTTTCCGGTAGAATTAAAGACTTCCCAGGAAGTGGATCCTCGTTTACATCACCTTCTTCGTCTCCCCCACTTGGACATATGAAGATCTCATTCCAACCGATAGATGGCATTGAGGCTTCGAAACTGAAACTCAGATTTCCTGATAGGAATAACATCCACGAAAACAATGGAGATATCTTTCCTTCATTTCAGCTGGTACCGGAGCCTTCGATTCCTCTGCAAGAAGCTGGTTCAGACTCGGATGATGACACATTTTCCAGATCATCTCCCGATCTGTCAGATGATTATCTTAGCCATCAGTCAGAGTCAAACTCTGAACAGTGGGAATCTGGTAACTCTCCTAGTTTAAAGGACCAAGAAGTATACGATGCTTTGCAAAGAATATCATTAACTGAATCAACTTCAACATCTTTGGAGAATGGCCGGACATCTCAGCAGGAGTTGCGCCCCTGCAGTGGACGTCATATTCCTTTTGCAGAATACTCTCTGGAGGATTGTCAGtctgataatttatttgatcttCCAGTTCTGGATACCCAGCATTCCTCATTCAAGCATGGAGCTGGTAATGCTCTGACTGCAAGAGATCTAGAGCCATTGTCTGCTAAGCAGTCTGCGTTGCCTCCTCCTCCTCTCCCTCCAATACAGTGGCAGAGTACACAATCACATTTAGATGACGAACAAGATTATCTAGAGAATTCCTCTGAAAACCATCATGTGTTTGATCACAAGGAGCTGGGATCTACTATTTCACATCAACCTAAGCCTCCTCCATTTAAGCAACACCAAGTTATTGAAGCTGCATTTACATTGAAAAGCAAG CAGCCAGACTCGATAGACACAACTGGGCGGAAACTCGTTGATCATGCTAAAAATAGCAGAAGAATCAATGAAAAGGAAGACTTCCTGCACCAGATTAGAGCAAAA TCATTCAATCTCAGACGAACTGCTCCAGCAAAACAAGCGGGAACTTCAGGGCCTCCAGCAAGCGTCAAGGTCACTGCAATTTTGGAGAGGGCCAATGCAATCCGTCAG GCAGTTGGAAGTGATGATGGAGAAGATAACTGGAGTGACACTTGA
- the LOC104097176 gene encoding protein SCAR3 isoform X1 produces the protein MPLVRTAARNVYGLGTPELYRDADKEDPKVVLDGVAVAGLVGILRQLGDLAEFAAEVFHGLQEQVMVTSSRSNRLVARVQKIEAALPPLEKSVLAQRSHLHFAYTAGSNWHARIRTEQNHFIYNDLPRFIMDSYEECRGPPRLHLLDKFDPGGPGSCLKRYSDPTFFKRASVGSDEEYIEKVLKEKKGRKIKKKRSWRRNGEVSRSASMPNYGSRMPFSSRNLDRRPSLVHSFCTYDTTLKSDLDSRHGSGQREFVSQPRYSIQPEDGKSETISSPLKMQHNQSFDYSFLEEKSDHAYNDNGKDLSHELTDLVSTSVAWNLKMQPDTQEPKGSFDSTSQLHLNNMLDHAFPEERSEVVYDDIDNSVSEEQAGHCTSSVTWNDKTGCEKQESRESFSSPSQIQHDALLDCASPDRKGDDEYSDMGNSLTDEQIGRNSLSVACSGKMRTAEVASKEVFYSPLQMNPNASVEDASPDEKLWVISDEESNNFRQEEVVPNLSFLTSSVKNETLDPIILKYDNDESLETGQENLLLDTRVLDFAVTENIEQQSSEPEVEIIPRSTSYESQFDDIESETDNFMDALNTIESESETDLDCQRKRAVELESSLKTASAPNGTLGIRAELSDRNLSTNTPEVAARNSPENSGFGGNINFASADSDPGAFSSSGKVKCEEIPENISSECGEFLSSPQIARTAFKPDSSLGVPSSERSNILEASQVEPLVSNHITSSPRGTGSGLPMANKILCGPSDSEKPPPQLLGTPPVKFWTNGGLLGLEPSKPPDGVINTVSQVYEANQNEVVGTSRQEPVPVSQKHAGKQDIVQNRSRDKADCQNSAQAVGISIKNISSRFSTKDLDVKLEESSNLYQQNCTDKPLQSCLSGSGILTSSTVGPVSLESQTIGVGQENGKNSSRILELGNRLLTNGFHGKLSLGWNDNTDSVSSLNTGINEPMNDYQHFVGRTFSGRIKDFPGSGSSFTSPSSSPPLGHMKISFQPIDGIEASKLKLRFPDRNNIHENNGDIFPSFQLVPEPSIPLQEAGSDSDDDTFSRSSPDLSDDYLSHQSESNSEQWESGNSPSLKDQEVYDALQRISLTESTSTSLENGRTSQQELRPCSGRHIPFAEYSLEDCQSDNLFDLPVLDTQHSSFKHGAGNALTARDLEPLSAKQSALPPPPLPPIQWQSTQSHLDDEQDYLENSSENHHVFDHKELGSTISHQPKPPPFKQHQVIEAAFTLKSKQPDSIDTTGRKLVDHAKNSRRINEKEDFLHQIRAKSFNLRRTAPAKQAGTSGPPASVKVTAILERANAIRQAVGSDDGEDNWSDT, from the exons ATGCCGTTAGTGAGAACTGCGGCAAGGAATGTGTACGGATTGGGAACGCCGGAATTGTACCGGGACGCCGATAAAGAGGATCCCAAGGTCGTTCTTGACGGTGTTGCTGTCGCTGGACTCGTCGGGATCTTGCGTCAGCTCGGCGATCTCGCTGA ATTTGCGGCAGAAGTGTTTCATGGCTTACAAGAGCAAGTGATGGTTACATCCTCGAGAAGCAACAGGTTGGTTGCTCGTGTGCAAAAAATTGAAGCTGCACTTCCTCCACTTGAGAAATCAGTATTGGCACAGCGGAGTCATTTACACTTTGCTTATACAGCTG GATCAAATTGGCATGCCCGTATCCGTACTGAACAAAATCATTTTATATACAATGACTTGCCAAGATTTATCATGGATTCATATGAGGAATGTCGTGGGCCGCCACGCTTGCATTTGCTTGACAA ATTTGACCCTGGTGGACCTGGATCTTGCTTGAAAAGGTATTCAGATCCAACCTTCTTTAAGAGAGCATCAGTTGGGTCTGATGAAGAATATATTGAAAAAGTCCTAAAAGAAAAGAAGGGTCGAAAGATTAAG aagaaacgatcatggaggaGGAATGGAGAAGTCTCTCGTAGTGCATCTATGCCCAATTATGGTAGTAG AATGCCATTTTCTTCCAGAAATCTGGATAGGCGACCTTCCCTGGTTCATAGTTTCTGCACATATGACACCACCCTGAAATCTGACTTAGATTCGAGACATGGGTCGGGGCAGCGGGAATTTGTTTCACAGCCAAGATACTCAATTCAACCTGAAGATGGCAAATCTGAGACTATCTCGTCTCCACTAAAAATGCAGCATAACCAATCTTTTGATTATTCTTTTCTTGAAGAAAAGAGTGATCATGCTTACAATGATAATGGAAAAGATTTGTCACACGAGCTAACTGACCTTGTTTCAACGTCCGTTGCTTGGAATTTGAAGATGCAACCTGACACACAAGAGCCTAAAGGATCCTTTGATTCGACATCGCAGCTACATCTTAACAATATGCTTGATCACGCTTTTCCTGAGGAAAGAAGTGAAGTTGTTTATGATGACATTGATAATAGTGTATCAGAAGAGCAAGCTGGCCACTGCACATCTTCTGTTACTTGGAATGATAAAACAGGATGTGAGAAACAAGAGTCTAGAGAATCCTTCTCTTCTCCATCCCAGATTCAGCATGATGCTTTGCTCGATTGTGCTTCCCCTGATCGGAAAGGTGATGATGAGTACAGTGATATGGGGAATAGCTTAACAGATGAACAAATTGGGCGTAACTCATTGTCTGTTGCTTGCAGTGGTAAGATGAGAACTGCAGAAGTAGCGTCTAAGGAAGTCTTCTACTCTCCATTGCAGATGAATCCAAATGCTTCAGTAGAAGATGCTTCTCCTGATGAAAAGCTCTGGGTCATATCTGATGAAGAGAGTAACAATTTTCGACAAGAGGAAGTTGTTCCTAATTTGTCTTTCTTAACTAGCAGTGTTAAGAATGAAACGTTGGATCCTATAATTCTGAAGTATGATAATGATGAGAGTTTGGAAACAGGTCAAGAAAATCTACTCCTAGATACTCGTGTATTGGATTTTGCTGTAACTGAAAACATTGAACAACAAAGTTCTGAGCCTGAGGTTGAAATTATACCAAGGTCAACTTCTTATGAAAGCCAGTTTGATGACATTGAAAGTGAAACTGACAATTTTATGGATGCACTAAACACCATTGAGTCAGAGTCTGAAACTGATTTAGATTGTCAAAGAAAACGAGCAGTGGAGCTGGAATCTAGTCTGAAGACTGCATCAGCCCCGAATGGAACCCTTGGAATTAGAGCAGAACTTTCTGATCGGAATTTGTCTACTAATACACCTGAAGTCGCAGCTAGAAATTCCCCTGAAAACAGTGGTTTTGGTGGTAATATCAACTTTGCGTCTGCTGACTCTGACCCTGGAGCTTTCTCTTCCTCTGGCAAAGTAAAATGTGAGGAAATTCCAGAGAATATCTCTTCAGAGTGTGGTGAGTTTTTATCGTCTCCTCAGATAGCTAGAACTGCTTTTAAACCAGACAGTTCTCTCGGTGTCCCTTCAAGTGAAAGATCCAATATTCTGGAAGCATCACAAGTAGAACCACTTGTTAGTAATCATATCACCTCTAGCCCTAGGGGAACTGGTTCAGGATTGCCAATGGCCAACAAGATCCTGTGTGGTCCTTCTGACTCTGAAAAGCCCCCACCCCAGCTTCTGGGCACTCCTCCAGTCAAATTCTGGACAAATGGTGGCTTGCTCGGGCTTGAGCCCTCAAAGCCGCCAGATGGTGTAATAAATACTGTTAGTCAAGTTTATGAAGCTAATCAAAATGAGGTAGTCGGTACATCAAGACAAGAACCTGTTCCTGTCAGTCAGAAACATGCAGGAAAACAAGATATTGTGCAGAATAGGTCAAGAGATAAAGCTGATTGCCAAAATTCTGCTCAAGCAGTTGGCATTTCTATTAAGAACATATCTTCAAGATTTTCAACCAAAGATTTAGATGTCAAGCTTGAGGAGTCAAGTAACTTATACCAGCAAAATTGCACTGATAAGCCCCTACAGAGTTGTTTAAGTGGATCTGGTATACTGACATCTAGCACAGTGGGTCCGGTGAGTCTGGAATCCCAAACTATTGGAGTTGGTCAAGAGAATGGAAAGAATTCATCACGTATTCTTGAACTAGGTAATCGACTGCTTACTAATGGATTTCACGGGAAACTCTCACTTGGTTGGAATGATAACACTGATTCAGTCAGTTCCTTGAACACTGGAATTAATGAGCCAATGAATGATTACCAACATTTTGTGGGTAGAACATTTTCCGGTAGAATTAAAGACTTCCCAGGAAGTGGATCCTCGTTTACATCACCTTCTTCGTCTCCCCCACTTGGACATATGAAGATCTCATTCCAACCGATAGATGGCATTGAGGCTTCGAAACTGAAACTCAGATTTCCTGATAGGAATAACATCCACGAAAACAATGGAGATATCTTTCCTTCATTTCAGCTGGTACCGGAGCCTTCGATTCCTCTGCAAGAAGCTGGTTCAGACTCGGATGATGACACATTTTCCAGATCATCTCCCGATCTGTCAGATGATTATCTTAGCCATCAGTCAGAGTCAAACTCTGAACAGTGGGAATCTGGTAACTCTCCTAGTTTAAAGGACCAAGAAGTATACGATGCTTTGCAAAGAATATCATTAACTGAATCAACTTCAACATCTTTGGAGAATGGCCGGACATCTCAGCAGGAGTTGCGCCCCTGCAGTGGACGTCATATTCCTTTTGCAGAATACTCTCTGGAGGATTGTCAGtctgataatttatttgatcttCCAGTTCTGGATACCCAGCATTCCTCATTCAAGCATGGAGCTGGTAATGCTCTGACTGCAAGAGATCTAGAGCCATTGTCTGCTAAGCAGTCTGCGTTGCCTCCTCCTCCTCTCCCTCCAATACAGTGGCAGAGTACACAATCACATTTAGATGACGAACAAGATTATCTAGAGAATTCCTCTGAAAACCATCATGTGTTTGATCACAAGGAGCTGGGATCTACTATTTCACATCAACCTAAGCCTCCTCCATTTAAGCAACACCAAGTTATTGAAGCTGCATTTACATTGAAAAGCAAG CAGCCAGACTCGATAGACACAACTGGGCGGAAACTCGTTGATCATGCTAAAAATAGCAGAAGAATCAATGAAAAGGAAGACTTCCTGCACCAGATTAGAGCAAAA TCATTCAATCTCAGACGAACTGCTCCAGCAAAACAAGCGGGAACTTCAGGGCCTCCAGCAAGCGTCAAGGTCACTGCAATTTTGGAGAGGGCCAATGCAATCCGTCAG GCAGTTGGAAGTGATGATGGAGAAGATAACTGGAGTGACACTTGA